One Actinomadura viridis genomic region harbors:
- a CDS encoding TraR/DksA family transcriptional regulator → MATNGDGIAATPALDGAAVRELRQRLQEDRGKRASELAALEKVVEGTAPEQVEPADYSRMDNLRQSLTEIDGALRRLEEGTYGVCEGCGQAIPAGRLEILPHVRCCVRCQGRIDGGGR, encoded by the coding sequence ATGGCCACGAATGGGGATGGGATCGCCGCTACGCCGGCACTGGACGGTGCGGCGGTACGGGAGCTCCGGCAGCGCCTACAGGAGGACCGCGGCAAGCGCGCCTCCGAGCTGGCCGCGCTGGAGAAGGTGGTCGAGGGGACGGCGCCCGAGCAGGTGGAGCCGGCCGACTATAGCCGCATGGACAACCTGCGGCAGAGCCTGACCGAGATCGATGGCGCGCTGCGGCGGCTGGAGGAAGGGACCTACGGGGTGTGCGAGGGATGCGGCCAGGCCATCCCGGCGGGACGGCTGGAGATCCTGCCGCATGTGCGGTGCTGCGTGCGCTGCCAGGGCCGCATCGACGGCGGTGGCCGCTGA
- a CDS encoding rod shape-determining protein: MSRDVTLLDGGGPRGPRAALDLGSSRLRASVPAHEVLIDRPSSIAVSPTPAGRRPRGHDAARWTEQGRRYPIRHGIVTDVQGCTQLTRCALLDAAVVAPPGELLLAVPAAATAADRMRAVTAVRAAGGCPVSTVEAVLAAAIGAGRAVTDARPYLVMDIGAGVVEMAVVARWRLVRARSIRYLPTVSAGHPDPRLPQYVQEQLAVELRRMLTDLPPRVRVPARARGLLLTGGCAVLPSLPGRLAAQLAMGVHVAPDPARATIRGLARLCLAPAGVREAVARPAP; encoded by the coding sequence ATGTCACGGGACGTCACACTCCTGGACGGCGGAGGGCCGCGCGGTCCGCGCGCGGCGCTGGATCTCGGTAGCAGCCGGCTGCGTGCCAGCGTGCCCGCGCATGAGGTGCTGATCGATCGGCCTTCGTCGATCGCCGTCTCGCCCACGCCGGCCGGTCGGCGGCCGAGAGGGCACGATGCGGCGCGATGGACGGAGCAGGGACGGCGGTATCCCATCCGGCACGGCATCGTGACCGATGTGCAGGGCTGCACGCAGTTGACCCGCTGTGCGCTGCTGGACGCGGCCGTGGTGGCTCCGCCGGGCGAGCTCCTGCTGGCGGTGCCGGCCGCGGCCACCGCGGCCGACCGGATGCGGGCGGTCACCGCGGTACGTGCGGCAGGCGGCTGCCCGGTGAGCACGGTGGAGGCGGTGCTGGCCGCCGCGATCGGGGCGGGGCGGGCGGTCACCGACGCGCGCCCGTACCTGGTGATGGACATCGGGGCGGGTGTGGTGGAGATGGCCGTGGTGGCCAGATGGCGCCTGGTCCGCGCGCGTTCCATCCGGTACCTGCCGACGGTGTCGGCGGGGCATCCCGATCCGCGCCTGCCGCAGTACGTGCAGGAGCAACTGGCCGTCGAACTGCGCCGGATGCTGACGGACCTGCCGCCGCGGGTGCGGGTGCCAGCGCGGGCACGGGGGCTGCTGCTGACCGGAGGATGCGCCGTGCTCCCGTCGCTGCCCGGCCGGCTGGCCGCTCAGCTGGCCATGGGCGTCCACGTCGCTCCCGATCCGGCCCGTGCCACCATCCGCGGCCTGGCCCGGCTGTGCCTGGCTCCGGCCGGGGTACGGGAGGCGGTCGCGCGGCCCGCGCCCTGA
- a CDS encoding uroporphyrinogen-III synthase — protein sequence MPPEAGPVTGDRLEGWRVLVPRAAHQAGDLSDRLRGYGARPQEVAMIAVRPPLDASPLERALTRLREGAYAWVVFTSTNAVRAVVPQMTAQGLDPRLLRTARVAAVGERTAAALFRLGVRVDLVPDGEQSAEGLLRCWPPLDAGAGARPVLLPRSDIARDTLDQGLRQRGWQCQVVTAYRTVPAAPPPARLVAEITDGGFDAVAFTSSSTVRNLLALATPPPSTVIAAIGRQTAQTVRRHGLRVHTVAPRPSAGELAAALARYAAACR from the coding sequence ATGCCCCCGGAGGCGGGGCCGGTGACGGGTGACCGGCTGGAGGGGTGGCGCGTGCTGGTTCCGCGCGCCGCCCACCAGGCCGGTGACCTGTCGGACCGGCTGCGCGGGTACGGGGCCCGGCCGCAGGAAGTGGCGATGATCGCGGTGCGGCCACCGCTGGACGCGTCGCCGCTTGAACGGGCGCTCACGCGACTGCGCGAAGGAGCGTACGCGTGGGTGGTGTTCACCTCCACCAACGCCGTGCGCGCGGTGGTACCGCAGATGACCGCCCAGGGCTTGGACCCGCGCCTCCTGAGGACGGCGCGGGTGGCCGCGGTGGGTGAGCGGACGGCGGCGGCGCTGTTCCGGCTCGGGGTGCGGGTCGATCTGGTCCCGGACGGTGAGCAGTCGGCCGAGGGGCTGCTGCGGTGCTGGCCGCCGTTGGACGCGGGGGCAGGGGCGCGGCCGGTGCTGTTGCCGCGTTCGGACATCGCCCGCGACACCCTGGACCAGGGGCTGCGGCAACGAGGCTGGCAGTGCCAGGTGGTGACCGCCTACCGCACCGTGCCGGCCGCCCCGCCACCCGCTCGGCTGGTGGCCGAGATCACCGACGGCGGCTTCGACGCGGTGGCGTTCACCTCGTCCTCGACGGTGCGCAACCTCCTGGCGCTGGCCACGCCGCCGCCCTCCACCGTGATCGCCGCGATCGGGCGGCAGACCGCCCAGACGGTGCGCCGGCACGGGTTGCGGGTGCACACCGTCGCCCCTCGCCCTTCGGCGGGCGAGCTTGCCGCCGCGCTCGCCCGGTACGCGGCGGCCTGCCGCTGA
- a CDS encoding cation:proton antiporter regulatory subunit: MLVDRTVLPKIGYMYGFTTAKGQRAAVVAHRDGRRDLVLFDHSAPDRTRHTVALTGGEPGTVAQLLGSPVVIDHVAHLTQDLADAQAPGLQAIRVPIPATSPYAGRALGDLGSRTGACVVAVLRGDRTVTAPPATFGLRHGDAVVAVGDASALAAVRDLLTGD, from the coding sequence ATGCTGGTGGACAGGACGGTCCTGCCCAAGATCGGTTACATGTACGGCTTCACCACGGCCAAGGGGCAGCGCGCCGCCGTGGTGGCGCACCGCGACGGCCGCCGGGACCTGGTGCTGTTCGATCACAGCGCCCCGGACCGGACCCGTCACACGGTGGCGCTGACCGGCGGCGAACCCGGAACGGTGGCGCAGCTGCTGGGGTCGCCGGTGGTCATCGACCACGTCGCGCACCTGACCCAGGACCTGGCCGATGCGCAGGCGCCGGGGCTGCAGGCGATCCGGGTCCCGATCCCGGCCACCTCGCCCTACGCCGGACGGGCCCTGGGCGACCTGGGCTCTCGCACCGGTGCCTGCGTGGTGGCGGTGCTTCGCGGGGACCGCACGGTCACCGCGCCACCGGCCACCTTCGGCCTGCGGCACGGCGACGCGGTGGTGGCGGTGGGCGACGCGTCCGCGCTCGCCGCCGTCCGCGACCTGCTGACCGGCGACTGA